A region of the Myxococcales bacterium genome:
CCCGTTTTTCAAGCGGCATTCGCATCCGTTCGCGGTGCATTTCCCGATCGGGCTCATCCTCGCCGGTTTTCTGTTCGTGCTACTGCACCTTTTCTTCGGCCGGACCGAGCCGTTCTACCTGGAAAAAACCTCCTATTACCTGATCGTGCTCAGCGCGTTCACCGCGCCGTTTTCGGTGTTGACCGGCATGCAGGTCTGGTACGCGGTCTACGGCATGGGCAAAACGTTCAAGCTGACTTTCAAACTGATCGGCGGCATTGTCGTTTGCGTGCTTGCGGCCATCCTTTCCCTGCTGCACGTGGCCAACCCGTCGCTGATTCTCAGCCCGCTCAACGCCATGTCGTACGTATACATCGGCATCTACGGCATCGCGGTGCTGTTGGTCGGGACGGTCGGCTTTTTCGGCGGACAGTTGACGTTTCCGAACGAATAGCCTTTCGGGTTGGAAAGCCGACGCGCGCCGGTATTTATAACCAATTTGCCGCACGAATGGGCCTTTTCGGAGAAAGGCTCGAAATTCTTATTGAAAATCTTTGCGATATTTGGTCCAATAAAACGTCGTTAAGGGTGGCCGAGGCGCTGTCGAGTCCGGTTCGTCGATCGTCGTTTGCCGAATTCGACTCTCGTCGCGGCAGGATGTCAACGTTGGACTGAAAAGTGTCTGTAGGGCTACAAGGTGCGTTTCGGCAGCGTCTCAGCGAGTACAAACCGGATTCCGTCCTTTTCCCACGATCCCGTTGCGGTTTGGTTGAGAATCGTTAACCGTGCTTTGCCTCGCCTGCAGTGCTTTCGGTCCGCAAGCAAGGGAGAATGACTGATCGATGAGGAACAAACTGTTTGTGGGCGGTTTGGCTTGGGCTACCACCAGCGAAGGTCTGCAGGAAGCGTTTTCGCCGTACGGTGAAGTCGTCGAAGCGAAAGTGGTGACGGATCGCGACACCGGTCGCAGTCGCGGTTTCGGTTTCGTTTCCTATGCCACCGACGAGGAAGCCAAGGAAGCCTTGGCAATGAACGGCACCGAACTCGACGGGCGCCGGATCCGGGTCGATATCGCCCAGGAAAAGGAAGGGCGCGGCGAACGGTCGTTCAACCGCCGCGATCGCTGATCAATCAAGTCGATTTTTGTTCGATCATTTG
Encoded here:
- a CDS encoding RNA-binding protein, coding for MRNKLFVGGLAWATTSEGLQEAFSPYGEVVEAKVVTDRDTGRSRGFGFVSYATDEEAKEALAMNGTELDGRRIRVDIAQEKEGRGERSFNRRDR